TTATATGGTTCATTTGCCATTGGAAGCTAAAAATTTTTCATCTGCGGAAGCACAAACGCTTTTGACCACTTCTACTTATAATGAGATAGAAGATAGAATAAAATATATAAAAAAGTGGTTTCCCGAGGTGAAATATTTAAACAATCATACGGGTAGTGCGTTTACTGCCGATAAAGAGGCGATGAAAAGGTTGATAACGGTTTTGCGAAAGTATGGATTGAAGTTTATTGATAGTAGAACAACCGCTTTAACCAAAGTGGAAGTTGTAGAAAAGGAGTTTGGAGAAAAGTATCTTGCAAGAGATGTTTTTTTAGATAATGAACAAAATATCGACTATATAAAAGGTCAGCTAAAAAAAGCCGTCAAAATAGCAAAAAAAAGAGGTTACGCCATCGCTATCGGTCATCCACATCCAAAAACTATCGAAGCTTTAAGAAAGTCTAAAGATATTTTAAAAGAAGTGAAGTTAGTATATATTGATGAGTTAGATATAAAACATTAGTAATTGGTATATTGGTTATTTGTATATTGAGAAGATGCAAAAATAGTAAACTAATATACAAATACACCAATATACTAAAGAAATAAAGGCAAATTATGCGTAAGCTATTAATTGCTATGGGTATATCTTTACTCCTTTTTGTTTTAAGTTCTTATGTGTTTGAACCACTCCAAGCAAGACTAATAGGAGTTGTTGCCTTTTTAGTGGTGTTATGGAGTAATGAAGGGCTTCCTTTAGGGATAGTCTCTTTATTTCCTCTTATACTTTTTCCAGCTTTAGGAATAGTTGAGTTAAAAAGTGTTGCTCCAAACTACTCTAAACCTATCATATTTTTATTTATAGGCGGTTTCTTACTTGCAGTTGCTATGCAAAAGACAAAGCTACACGAAATAATCGCCCAAAAACTCTTATCTTTTTTTCCAAATACTCCAAAAGGGATAATTTACTCTTTGGCTATAACTTCGGCAGCTCTAAGTTCATTTTTATCAAATACTACAGTTACGCTTATGATAATGCCGATAGCTCTTTTTTTAACGCATAATCTTAAACTTAAGGTAAGGTTTTTGATAGCGACAGCTTACGGTGCTAGCATAGGAGGTATTTTTACCCCAATCGGTACTCCTCCTAACTTAATATTTTTAGGGTTTTTAGAAGATATAAGCATAAAAGCTCCTACGTTTTTAGAGTGGATGATGTTGACTCTTCCTATCGTAGCCTCAATGCTTCTTGTTGTTCCTTATCTTCTTTCAAGAAGCGTAAAAGATGAGGTTTTAGGTGCAAAAGTTGGTGCTAAAATAACATCTTTGACAACACAGCAGAAAAAATTATCTATAATTTTGATAGTTCTTATTTTGCTTCTTGTTTTAAACGCTCCCATAAAACCTTTTTACAGTGGATTTGGATTAAATGAGAAGATAATTTTGCTTCTATTTGGTATTTTGCCATTTTTGCCTGGAGTAGGTATATTGAAATGGGAAGATTTCAAAGAGATACCTTATGAAATTGTCTTTTTGTTTGGTGCAGGATTTAGTATAGCTACAGCATTTATAAAAACCGGCCTTGCCTCCACTTTGGCATCATACTTTGAAATCTTTTCGGGTGTTCCTATGTTGCTGATTCTTTTTTTAGTGGCACTATTTGTCTCTTTCTCTACGGAAATAACGAGCAATACCGCTTTAACCTCCATAGCTTTGCCTATCTTTTACGAATTTGCCAAAAATAGCTCACTAAATCCAGAGATTTTACTATTTACAGCGACTATTGCGGCTAGTTATGCTTTTATGCTTCCGATTGCCACACCTCCTAATGCCATAATTATGTCTAGTAGAGTCATCAAAGTAAAAGAGATGGTAAAAATCGGTTTTTTTATTAACTTGATCGGAGTATTTGTGGTATCTTTTGTGGCTATAGTTTTTTGGAACAACTATTTTTAGGTTTTTTTATGAAAGAAATAGAAGCAAAAAAGATTGAAGAGTTTAAAGAGCTTAATTTAGATAAGATTTACTATATAGGGGATATCTCTCTTTTACAAAAGCCTAAAATCTCTATAGTTGGAACCAGAAGACCGTCAAACTATACGAAAGATTTTACTTTTAAACTTGCAAAAATGTTATCACAAAGAGGATATGTTATAGTAAGCGGTGCGGCTATGGGGGTGGATGCTTTAGCGCATAAAGGTGCCGAAGCTAAAAATACTATAGCCGTTATGCCGGGTGGAGTAGATATAAGATATCCAGCGGTGAATATATCTTTGATAAAGAAGATAGAAGAGAACGGTTTAGTGATAAGCCGTTTTGAGAAAGGTTTTAAACCCGCTCCTTGGAGTTTTGTTGTTAGAAACGAGATGGTTGTGGCATTGGGAGAGTTTTTGATCATAACCCAAGCCGATATAGGTAGCGGTTCGATGAGAAGTGCCGAGATTGCCTTAAAACAGAAAAAGAAGATCTATGTTTTGCCGCACAGAGCAAATGAGAGTTTAGGAACAAACTATCTTTTGAAAAACTCTTTGGCTGAGCCTATTTACGATATTGATGAATTTTGTGAAAGATTTAAAACTTTAAACTTAAAGAGCGATCCTTTTACTGAGTATCTAAAAAGTTCTCCTCTTTACGAAGATGCAGTAAAAAAATATTCTCAAAAAATTTTTGAAGCCGAAGTAATGGGAGATATAGAGATAATTAGCGGTAAAATTGTATATAAAGGAAATCGGTAAGAGTTTGAAAAAGAGCTACAATAGCCTAATTACAAAGATAAAAATTTTTATTTGGAGGTGTTATGAAAAGAGTTCCTTTGGGAAAATATGCAAAATTTTTAAGAAAAAGCAGGTTTGAAATAATTAAACTTACACTTCAAAACAAAATTGCTTTTGAAGAGGTAGTTGAAAACGGTAAAAAAATAACATATATTTTGGTAGATGATGAGACTTATGAAAGTATATACTCTAAAAGCGCCAAAAATGATAATAATATAAAACTATATTGCAAAAAGAGTGAAGAGTTTTTAAAAAGTTTAAAAGAAAGTGATTTTGAAAAGATAAAAATATTGGTTTTAGATGATGAAAAAGTTCTGTTTTTAAAAGATTTTGTAAAAGATATTGTAGATATTGAGGCTGTTTTTGAAGGTGATGAACAAATTGTAATAGTGTTTAAGGGATTGAAAGATAAAAAAGTGCTTCTTTTGAGATTTGAAGAAGAAAAAATCAAAAGTATTGCCGCACCTAAAAGATGCGGCTAAACTTTTACTTTTTGGAAGTTTTTTGTTGGCTTGTTTTTGATTCGATATAATCTTTTTTGATCATCTCTTTCTCGCCATCTTGGAACCAGTATGGATTAAGATACTCTCCTGCGAAACTTACCGCTGCAAATGTAACCAAACCTAAAACTATCTTTTTCATAACATCTCCTTGTTTTTTTATTTGAACATGAGAATTATACTCATTATTGCTTAAAT
This Nitrosophilus labii DNA region includes the following protein-coding sequences:
- a CDS encoding divergent polysaccharide deacetylase family protein translates to MAKRKKRAYQKRKTTKKFNLQYLNLKIFFLILVVFLFSGISGYIFYKIGFDKGYEKASLIAKSKIEAIKNEENRALQKHLKEYMSEIKDYKQNVYKEIKEKKEIEQKVFVTKPKLAIIIDDVAFYYQVKELKSLDFPINPSLFPPSNRHPNTPKYAKEFKFYMVHLPLEAKNFSSAEAQTLLTTSTYNEIEDRIKYIKKWFPEVKYLNNHTGSAFTADKEAMKRLITVLRKYGLKFIDSRTTALTKVEVVEKEFGEKYLARDVFLDNEQNIDYIKGQLKKAVKIAKKRGYAIAIGHPHPKTIEALRKSKDILKEVKLVYIDELDIKH
- a CDS encoding SLC13 family permease; amino-acid sequence: MRKLLIAMGISLLLFVLSSYVFEPLQARLIGVVAFLVVLWSNEGLPLGIVSLFPLILFPALGIVELKSVAPNYSKPIIFLFIGGFLLAVAMQKTKLHEIIAQKLLSFFPNTPKGIIYSLAITSAALSSFLSNTTVTLMIMPIALFLTHNLKLKVRFLIATAYGASIGGIFTPIGTPPNLIFLGFLEDISIKAPTFLEWMMLTLPIVASMLLVVPYLLSRSVKDEVLGAKVGAKITSLTTQQKKLSIILIVLILLLVLNAPIKPFYSGFGLNEKIILLLFGILPFLPGVGILKWEDFKEIPYEIVFLFGAGFSIATAFIKTGLASTLASYFEIFSGVPMLLILFLVALFVSFSTEITSNTALTSIALPIFYEFAKNSSLNPEILLFTATIAASYAFMLPIATPPNAIIMSSRVIKVKEMVKIGFFINLIGVFVVSFVAIVFWNNYF
- a CDS encoding DNA-processing protein DprA, whose amino-acid sequence is MKEIEAKKIEEFKELNLDKIYYIGDISLLQKPKISIVGTRRPSNYTKDFTFKLAKMLSQRGYVIVSGAAMGVDALAHKGAEAKNTIAVMPGGVDIRYPAVNISLIKKIEENGLVISRFEKGFKPAPWSFVVRNEMVVALGEFLIITQADIGSGSMRSAEIALKQKKKIYVLPHRANESLGTNYLLKNSLAEPIYDIDEFCERFKTLNLKSDPFTEYLKSSPLYEDAVKKYSQKIFEAEVMGDIEIISGKIVYKGNR